Proteins encoded by one window of Arabidopsis thaliana chromosome 2, partial sequence:
- a CDS encoding uncharacterized protein (unknown protein; BEST Arabidopsis thaliana protein match is: unknown protein (TAIR:ATMG00970.1); Has 9 Blast hits to 9 proteins in 2 species: Archae - 0; Bacteria - 0; Metazoa - 0; Fungi - 0; Plants - 9; Viruses - 0; Other Eukaryotes - 0 (source: NCBI BLink).) — protein sequence MVASDSRPMRLRLRAELFLASFAVREESIRSEEGSGAYISKYIKGILKSRLSRREQSRWNIIDDTTYMAFFEEFASLNPVFHTFLFYGRRDGEDLSFHIVGFFRLSIRGYIFFLWESF from the coding sequence ATGGTAGCTTCTGATTCACGGCCAATGAGACTCCGCTTGCGAGCTGAACTCTTTTTGGCATCATTCGCAGTGAGAGAAGAGAGCATACGCAGTGAAGAAGGGAGTGGAGCTTATATTTCAAAGTATATTAAAGGTATTCTAAAATCAAGATTATCCCGACGTGAGCAGTCACGCTGGAATATAATAGATGATACAACTTATATGGCTTTCTTTGAAGAATTTGCGTCTCTTAATCCAGTTTTTCATACTTTCTTATTTTACGGGAGGAGAGACGgagaagatctttcttttcacattGTTGGGTTTTTTCGTCTATCGATACGGGGttacatattctttttatgGGAAAGCTTTTAG
- a CDS encoding Ribosomal protein S12/S23 family protein (Ribosomal protein S12/S23 family protein; FUNCTIONS IN: structural constituent of ribosome; INVOLVED IN: translation; LOCATED IN: ribosome, small ribosomal subunit, intracellular; CONTAINS InterPro DOMAIN/s: Ribosomal protein S12/S23 (InterPro:IPR006032), Nucleic acid-binding, OB-fold (InterPro:IPR012340), Nucleic acid-binding, OB-fold-like (InterPro:IPR016027), Ribosomal protein S12, bacterial-type (InterPro:IPR005679); BEST Arabidopsis thaliana protein match is: Ribosomal protein S12/S23 family protein (TAIR:ATMG00980.1); Has 9383 Blast hits to 9383 proteins in 3360 species: Archae - 13; Bacteria - 5674; Metazoa - 129; Fungi - 135; Plants - 1216; Viruses - 0; Other Eukaryotes - 2216 (source: NCBI BLink).) has translation MPTFNQLIRHGREEKRRTDRTRALDKCPQKTGVCPRVSTRTPKKPNSAPRKIAKVRLSNRHDIFAHIPGEGHNSQEHSTVLIRGGRVKDSPGVKSHCIRGVKDLMGIPGRRRGRSKYGAEKPKSI, from the coding sequence ATGCCCACGTTTAATCAATTGATTCGTCATGGTAGAGAAGAAAAACGGCGCACGGACCGTACTCGAGCTTTGGATAAATGTCCCCAGAAAACAGGAGTATGCCCGCGTGTTTCAACGAGAACACCGAAAAAACCTAATTCCGCTCCACGTAAGATAGCCAAAGTACGGTTGAGCAATCGACATGATATATTTGCTCACATCCCGGGCGAAGGTCATAATTCGCAGGAACATTCTACGGTGTTAATAAGAGGAGGTAGAGTGAAAGATTCGCCAGGTGTAAAATCCCATTGTATTCGAGGAGTAAAGGATTTGATGGGAATTCCGGGTCGAAGAAGAGGCAGATCAAAATATGGTGCAGAAAAACCCAAATCGATATGA
- a CDS encoding uncharacterized protein (unknown protein; Has 30201 Blast hits to 17322 proteins in 780 species: Archae - 12; Bacteria - 1396; Metazoa - 17338; Fungi - 3422; Plants - 5037; Viruses - 0; Other Eukaryotes - 2996 (source: NCBI BLink).): MNPYFIKKGDGEPRTYFPVPEENQKEVLIHGRVQGR, translated from the coding sequence atgaatccTTACTTCATCAAGAAAGGAGACGGAGAGCCACGAACCTACTTTCCTGTGCCGGAGGAGAACCAGAAAGAAGTCTTGATCCATGGCCGGGTGCAGGGGAGGTAG
- a CDS encoding uncharacterized protein (unknown protein; BEST Arabidopsis thaliana protein match is: unknown protein (TAIR:ATMG01050.1); Has 30201 Blast hits to 17322 proteins in 780 species: Archae - 12; Bacteria - 1396; Metazoa - 17338; Fungi - 3422; Plants - 5037; Viruses - 0; Other Eukaryotes - 2996 (source: NCBI BLink).), with protein sequence MAFNLFTTFTERLRLVSWRSVFEDTRSLRRFLIRIALVATGLVSKESAIVCHVLAGKVLRMYKTSRDPCLRIIVSLPLLSIYFRPDSIAKSNRKQRPWKEKIFHPDSRKMSCHYEPLPYQTRFDRQAPLQEYSIYPKSRKRLELDPQQNSTVVVQHDKF encoded by the coding sequence ATGGCTTTCAATTTGTTTACCACATTCACCGAGAGGCTCCGCTTGGTCTCTTGGCGCAGTGTTTTTGAAGACACTCGGTCACTCCGGCGTTTCCTCATTCGGATCGCCTTAGTGGCTACTGGGCTCGTTAGTAAAGAATCAGCGATTGTTTGTCACGTCTTAGCAGGCAAAGTACTTAGAATGTACAAGACATCGCGGGACCCTTGTTTGCGTATTATTGTAAGTCTGCCTTTACTTAGTATTTATTTCCGACCCGACTCCATCGCTAAGTCGAATAGAAAGCAAAGACCTTGGAAAGAAAAGATCTTTCACCCGGATTCCAGGAAAATGAGCTGCCATTATGAACCGCTACCATACCAGACCAGATTTGACAGACAAGCTCCGTTGCAAGAGTATTCCATCTATCCAAAATCCCGCAAACGCTTGGAGTTGGATCCACAACAAAACTCAACCGTGGTCGTCCAGCACGATAAATTTTGA
- a CDS encoding NADH:ubiquinone/plastoquinone oxidoreductase, chain 3 protein (NADH:ubiquinone/plastoquinone oxidoreductase, chain 3 protein; FUNCTIONS IN: NADH dehydrogenase (ubiquinone) activity; INVOLVED IN: oxidation reduction, mitochondrial electron transport, NADH to ubiquinone; LOCATED IN: endomembrane system; CONTAINS InterPro DOMAIN/s: NADH:ubiquinone/plastoquinone oxidoreductase, chain 3 (InterPro:IPR000440); BEST Arabidopsis thaliana protein match is: NADH dehydrogenase 3 (TAIR:ATMG00990.1); Has 30201 Blast hits to 17322 proteins in 780 species: Archae - 12; Bacteria - 1396; Metazoa - 17338; Fungi - 3422; Plants - 5037; Viruses - 0; Other Eukaryotes - 2996 (source: NCBI BLink).): MSEFAPISIYLVISLLVSLILLGVPFPFASNSSTYPEKLSAYECGFDPSGDARSRFDIRFYLVSILFLIPDLEVTFFFPWAVPPNKIDLFGFWSMMAFLFILTIGFLYEWKRGASDRE, from the coding sequence ATGTCAGAATTTGCACCAATTTCTATCTATTTAGTGATTAGTCTGCTAGTTTCTTTGATCCTACTCGGTGTTCCTTTTCCATTTGCTTCCAATAGTTCTACCTACCCAGAAAAATTGTCGGCCTACGAATGTGGTTTCGATCCTTCCGGTGATGCCAGAAGTCGTTTCGATATACGATTTTATcttgtttcaattttatttttaatcccTGATCTGGAAGtaacctttttctttccttggGCAGTACCTCCCAACAAGATTGATCTGTTTGGATTTTGGTCCATGATGgcctttttatttattttgacgATTGGATTTCTATATGAATGGAAAAGGGGTGCTTCGGATCGGGAGTAA
- a CDS encoding uncharacterized protein (Unknown conserved protein; FUNCTIONS IN: molecular_function unknown; INVOLVED IN: biological_process unknown; LOCATED IN: endomembrane system; BEST Arabidopsis thaliana protein match is: Unknown conserved protein (TAIR:ATMG01010.1); Has 35333 Blast hits to 34131 proteins in 2444 species: Archae - 798; Bacteria - 22429; Metazoa - 974; Fungi - 991; Plants - 531; Viruses - 0; Other Eukaryotes - 9610 (source: NCBI BLink).), producing the protein MGFVGSLIRIEVIHLVGGLALPVLGPLVLNAIGGQALPSTGPSGSGSSSMWEEDSFELGVLEESDSPPAGGSRTEEGEPSVNQGSPLPSQTEEGEPSVNQVPQEAGPALPANPVPPGGEEAGPVVPYPYRRDEMIGGDSVEAIERRLLAKYPEGSPSAEIIEMARIEAEDLFEIKAQIIQRMALYDPTGDWMARGARALDNPRTTSGEESLERLYDIWKDLQETGPLSDEFSRLQEKVFLKKGGPGGDPIA; encoded by the coding sequence ATGGGGTTCGTGGGATCTTTGATCCGGATCGAAGTCATCCACCTAGTGGGGGGTCTGGCTTTGCCCGTGTTGGGACCTTTGGTCTTGAATGCAATAGGGGGGCAAGCACTTCCTTCTACCGGCCCTTCCGGGTCGGGCAGTTCTTCCATGTGGGAGGAAGATTCCTTTGAACTGGGAGTTCTCGAGGAATCCGACTCCCCCCCGGCAGGGGGGTCCCGAACGGAAGAGGGGGAACCCTCGGTAAATCAGGGCAGTCCCCTCCCGTCCCAAACAGAAGAGGGGGAACCCTCGGTAAATCAAGTGCCCCAGGAAGCTGGGCCTGCGCTTCCAGCTAATCCAGTCCCTCCCGGGGGGGAGGAAGCTGGGCCAGTAGTCCCCTATCCATACAGGAGGGATGAAATGATTGGGGGGGATAGCGTAGAGGCGATAGAACGCCGCCTTCTGGCGAAATACCCCGAAGGCTCTCCCTCTGCGGAGATCATAGAGATGGCCCGAATAGAGGCCGAAGATCTATTCGAGATCAAAGCCCAAATCATCCAACGGATGGCTCTATATGACCCAACCGGCGATTGGATGGCGCGTGGGGCTCGGGCCCTCGATAATCCGAGGACCACTAGTGGGGAAGAGTCCTTGGAGCGTCTTTATGATATATGGAAGGACCTCCAAGAAACCGGGCCCCTCTCGGACGAGTTTTCTCGTTTACAAGAGAAAGTATTCCTCAAGAAAGGCGGCCCTGGGGGGGACCCTATCGCATAA
- a CDS encoding uncharacterized protein (unknown protein; BEST Arabidopsis thaliana protein match is: unknown protein (TAIR:ATMG01030.1); Has 7 Blast hits to 7 proteins in 2 species: Archae - 0; Bacteria - 0; Metazoa - 0; Fungi - 0; Plants - 7; Viruses - 0; Other Eukaryotes - 0 (source: NCBI BLink).), with amino-acid sequence MQQVFRREGINLYYYSNKTKKFSLDSWYLPQLHLLESKGNKKSKAAMDQYFIHPSRTRQERDLTDRKHRPEQQQLQRRVTRWKKEVTTRSRPKETSSTHLPYHGSY; translated from the coding sequence ATGCAACAGGTATTCCGTAGAGAAGGTATaaatctatactattattcaaacaaaacaaagaagttcTCTCTTGACTCTTGGTACCTGCCTCAGCTGCACCTACTCGAAAGCaaaggaaacaagaaaagcAAGGCAGCTATGGACCAATACTTCATACATCCTTCCCGGACGAGACAAGAAAGGGATCTTACAGACAGGAAGCACCGCCCGGAACAGCAACAACTACAACGACGGGTAACTCGCTGGAAAAAAGAAGTCACAACTAGATCAAGACCTAAGGAGACTTCGAGCACACATCTTCCCTATCACGGCTCATACTAA
- a CDS encoding Cytochrome C assembly protein (Cytochrome C assembly protein; FUNCTIONS IN: heme transporter activity; INVOLVED IN: cytochrome complex assembly, respiratory chain complex IV assembly, heme transport, protein complex assembly; LOCATED IN: mitochondrion, membrane; CONTAINS InterPro DOMAIN/s: Cytochrome c-type biogenesis protein (InterPro:IPR003567), Cytochrome c assembly protein (InterPro:IPR002541), Cytochrome c-type biogenesis protein CcbS (InterPro:IPR003569); BEST Arabidopsis thaliana protein match is: Cytochrome C assembly protein (TAIR:ATMG00960.1); Has 3575 Blast hits to 3575 proteins in 844 species: Archae - 2; Bacteria - 2097; Metazoa - 0; Fungi - 0; Plants - 108; Viruses - 0; Other Eukaryotes - 1368 (source: NCBI BLink).), translated as MERKRPLLRLFVGPPARTQWSGWLVVSGSRRNASFMPRVLATARIHSVILPLLHSWTSFLNIVTFPCCVSGTFSIRSGLLAPVHSFATDDTRGIFLWWFFLLMTGISMILFYQMKQQASVRRTYKKEMVVARSTLVHLRHSARAQPRPVMLWKN; from the exons ATGGAAAGAAAGAGACCACTACTTCGCCTCTTTGTTGGACCGCCGGCGCGAACACAGTG GTCGGGGTGGCTGGTGGTTTCGGGATCCCGTAGAAATGCTTCTTTTATGCCTCGGGTATTAGCCACAGCTCGTATTCATTCTGTAATTTTACCCCTTCTTCATTCTTGGACCTCGTTTCTTAATATTGTGACTTTTCCATGCTGTGTCTCAGGAACCTTTTCAATACGGTCCGGATTGCTAGCTCCCGTTCATAGTTTTGCTACAGATGATACACGAGGAATCTTTTTATGGTGGTTCTTCCTTCTAATGACCGGCATATCTATGATTCTTTTCTACCAGATGAAGCAGCAGGCATCGGTCCGTAGAACGTATAAAAAAGAGATGGTTGTGGCGCGAAGTACTCTTGTGCATCTACGTCACTCGGCTCGCGCGCAACCCCGCCCCGTTATGTTATGGAAGAATTGA